The Glycine max cultivar Williams 82 chromosome 12, Glycine_max_v4.0, whole genome shotgun sequence genome window below encodes:
- the LOC100794097 gene encoding UBP1-associated protein 2C, with protein MDPTKKRKLDENGFINNDSSEPLKLSPSDARKLIERFTTDQLLDILQDTVARHPDVLAAVRAVSDPDVSQRKLFIRGLGWDTTTDGLRSLFSTYGDLEEAVVILDKATGKSKGYGFVTFRHVDGALLALREPSKRIDGRVTVTQLAAAGNSALNANAVDVALRKIYVANVPPDLPADKLLAHFSVYGEIEEGPLGFDKQTGKSKGFALFVYKSPEGAKAALIDPMKTVEGRQLSCKLAITDGKQGKRSGPDSGQAHHGNVQHGHGDGVGAGMGIPPNSGSGSGPGQYGGPGHYGPTVGMGSYGGFGGQPPMGNNNHPLNSSNPVPGSMAGAGGYGGGMGGPYGGYGGGPGSTGFAGAGGMGAGGGGVGGGGLGGAGGGSMYRLPGSGGMPAGGGGYPDSGHYGLSASSGYQNQHHPPSGASPVPRVPPMYPNVPPYY; from the coding sequence ATGGATCCGACCAAGAAGCGCAAGCTCGACGAGAACGGCTTCATCAACAACGACTCCTCCGAGCCCCTCAAGCTCTCCCCCTCCGACGCCCGCAAGCTCATCGAGCGCTTCACCACTGACCAGCTCCTCGACATCCTCCAGGACACGGTGGCGCGCCACCCCGACGTCCTCGCTGCCGTGCGCGCTGTCTCAGACCCCGACGTCTCCCAGCGTAAGCTCTTCATCCGCGGCCTCGGCTGGGACACCACCACCGACGGCCTCCGCTCCCTCTTCTCCACCTACGGCGACCTCGAGGAGGCCGTCGTCATACTCGACAAGGCCACCGGCAAGTCTAAGGGCTACGGCTTCGTCACCTTCCGCCACGTTGACGGCGCGCTCCTCGCCCTCCGCGAGCCCAGCAAGCGCATCGACGGCCGCGTCACCGTCACGCAGCTCGCCGCCGCCGGAAACTCTGCGTTGAACGCCAACGCCGTCGACGTGGCTCTCCGTAAGATCTACGTCGCCAACGTGCCGCCAGACCTCCCCGCGGACAAGCTTCTTGCACACTTCTCCGTCTACGGTGAAATCGAAGAAGGACCGTTAGGGTTTGATAAACAGACTGGAAAATCGAAAGGGTTTGCTTTGTTTGTTTACAAGTCTCCAGAGGGGGCAAAGGCTGCGTTGATAGATCCAATGAAGACTGTGGAAGGGAGGCAGTTGAGTTGTAAGTTGGCGATTACTGATGGGAAGCAAGGGAAGCGGTCCGGGCCGGACTCGGGCCAGGCCCATCATGGGAATGTTCAGCACGGGCATGGGGATGGTGTGGGAGCAGGAATGGGGATACCTCCGAATTCGGGGTCGGGGTCGGGGCCCGGGCAGTATGGTGGGCCCGGGCATTACGGGCCTACGGTTGGGATGGGCTCTTATGGTGGTTTTGGTGGGCAGCCACCGATGGGCAATAATAACCATCCTCTGAATTCGTCGAATCCGGTACCAGGTTCTATGGCAGGTGCTGGTGGCTATGGTGGTGGGATGGGTGGGCCATATGGTGGATACGGTGGTGGGCCGGGATCAACGGGCTTTGCTGGTGCTGGTGGGATGGGAGCAGGAGGTGGAGGTGTTGGGGGCGGCGGGCTTGGTGGTGCTGGCGGTGGTTCTATGTATAGATTGCCAGGCTCGGGTGGAATGCCTGCTGGTGGTGGAGGTTATCCGGATAGTGGACACTATGGTTTATCAGCTTCATCTGGGTACCAGAATCAGCACCACCCTCCTTCTGGGGCTTCACCTGTGCCTAGGGTTCCGCCCATGTATCCCAACGTGCCCCCTTACTACTGA